One window from the genome of Candidatus Synechococcus calcipolaris G9 encodes:
- a CDS encoding DUF3226 domain-containing protein encodes MNRRCVLVGVEGNHDQAFLCKVLRELLGFSQFNDDKSKLDSLWQKFIPVYPSKTGRLYLRLDMPSILYTDTLSVAIYAGEGSRLVDNLKDKLADIDYLNSLSAFAIVADADKQKPAEVAKKYCDGLSEYFPDFPSEISETGAVTKTTPKLGIYILPNNSDQGVLDTLLCACGEVAYPAYMERAKSYISQFSEEEVKQIGWKPFDKEKATVATIASILKPGKTNTASISDNAWVSTQTEQHILSLNNLTIFLRELLSI; translated from the coding sequence GTGAACCGAAGATGTGTATTAGTTGGGGTTGAGGGGAACCATGATCAAGCTTTTCTATGCAAAGTCTTACGTGAATTACTAGGATTTTCCCAATTCAATGACGATAAATCAAAGCTGGATTCTTTGTGGCAAAAGTTCATTCCTGTATATCCTTCGAAAACAGGAAGGCTGTATCTTAGGCTTGATATGCCGTCAATTCTATATACAGACACTTTATCTGTAGCTATATATGCGGGTGAAGGGAGTAGATTAGTAGATAACTTAAAAGACAAGTTGGCTGATATTGATTATTTGAACTCTTTGTCAGCATTTGCAATTGTAGCTGATGCTGACAAACAAAAACCTGCTGAAGTCGCAAAGAAATATTGTGACGGATTGAGTGAGTATTTTCCTGACTTTCCATCTGAAATTAGCGAAACTGGTGCTGTAACGAAAACTACGCCAAAGTTGGGAATCTATATACTGCCAAACAACTCTGACCAAGGCGTACTGGATACATTGCTCTGTGCGTGTGGAGAAGTAGCTTATCCTGCATACATGGAAAGGGCTAAATCCTACATTTCTCAATTTTCTGAAGAAGAAGTTAAGCAAATTGGCTGGAAGCCTTTTGACAAAGAAAAGGCGACAGTTGCAACGATTGCAAGCATTCTTAAGCCAGGTAAAACAAACACAGCAAGTATTTCAGACAATGCTTGGGTTAGCACTCAGACTGAGCAACATATTTTGAGTCTCAACAATCTGACGATCTTTTTGAGGGAGCTACTATCAATCTAA